The sequence CAATCTGGTTTCATCTTTCTTATTTCTGACAGCTGTCTCCTAAAATCGACATCCGTAGAGCTGTAATATTCCTCCTTAACAATTTCGGCACCTAAATTTTCAAAACACTCCCTAAAAGATTTAGCGAGGTCTTTTGAATATATTTGTGAAGTATCCACAAGTAGAGCTGCCTTTTTTCTATCTAATACATAGGAAGCAAACTTTGCCATAGTCTCACCTTGGAACTCATCTGTATAACAGATTCTAAATATCAGATTTGAAACCTTTGTCACAATTGGATTTGTGGCTGATGGAGCAATTACAGGGATACGCAAGCTGTCTATGTATGGACCGACAGCTATTACATTCGTGCTGGTCAGCGGTCCAATGATTACACTAACATTCTCAGCTGCTAACTCTTCAAGTTTCACTCTTGTCTCCTCCCTATCTCCATAATTATCTTTTACAATAAGTGTAAACTTCTTATGCACAGCATACTTCGTACCAGCTGCATTTACTTCATCAACTGCCATCTTCATACCAAGTAGACAATCTCTACCATAACTTGAGATTGGACCTGTAAGTGGTAAGACTGCTCCTATCTTTAGCTCTTTAGCATCACTAATTATTCCTAAGGAAAGGGTTAAAAATAGTAGAAGGTTACGCAATTTTACGTTATTCTCAGCAATAGCTGACCTTTTAAATATTGCACCACATTTTATAACAATTCTGCTACAGGCATATCAGGAGATTCGGGATTGATATAAAACTCGCCTGTCTTTGTATTTATAAGTATGTCAAGCTCCTCAAGTATTG is a genomic window of bacterium containing:
- a CDS encoding ABC transporter substrate-binding protein, giving the protein MRNLLLFLTLSLGIISDAKELKIGAVLPLTGPISSYGRDCLLGMKMAVDEVNAAGTKYAVHKKFTLIVKDNYGDREETRVKLEELAAENVSVIIGPLTSTNVIAVGPYIDSLRIPVIAPSATNPIVTKVSNLIFRICYTDEFQGETMAKFASYVLDRKKAALLVDTSQIYSKDLAKSFRECFENLGAEIVKEEYYSSTDVDFRRQLSEIRKMKPDCIFVPGYYPQVGLIIKQAREMGIPTPLLGGDGWDSPRLLDLTGKRTGTNFYCTHFFSKDPEVEDFRANYVSRFVLEPTSFCALGYDAIKLLAYLQLKDANCETIVNELSKVRDFKGVTGILSFKKSRDPIKSILILRVQHGATSVDQKITPGI